The ANME-2 cluster archaeon genome has a segment encoding these proteins:
- a CDS encoding radical SAM protein, which yields MTKIFGPKYMRSQKSIEIDITYRCNLRCPNCNRSCTQAPTKEEMKIEQIEDFIKDSIDNNIKWERIRILGGEPTLHTKLFDILDLLLKYKNKYNPNMHISISTNGYGNRVKEILAKLPKEIEITNSSKNPTPPTFFHFNIAPRDDILYRNVDYSNGCWILEACGMGLTPYGYYPCAVAGGIDRIFNFDIGRKKLPSRDDLMINQLKTFCSLCGHFRFSLPSKQLKISPSWKLAYQAYNDKLSKSKDTNEAPNPG from the coding sequence TTGACCAAGATATTCGGCCCAAAGTATATGAGGAGCCAAAAATCAATCGAAATCGATATAACATATCGTTGTAATTTGAGATGTCCTAATTGTAATAGATCTTGCACACAAGCACCCACCAAAGAAGAAATGAAAATAGAGCAAATAGAAGATTTTATAAAAGATAGCATAGATAACAATATAAAGTGGGAGAGGATAAGAATCCTAGGGGGAGAGCCCACTTTGCATACTAAACTTTTCGATATATTAGATCTTTTACTGAAATATAAGAATAAATACAATCCTAATATGCATATAAGCATATCTACAAATGGTTATGGAAATCGTGTAAAAGAAATATTAGCAAAGTTACCAAAAGAAATAGAAATCACAAACTCATCCAAGAATCCGACTCCTCCAACTTTCTTCCATTTTAACATAGCTCCACGAGACGATATCTTATATCGTAATGTAGATTATTCAAATGGATGTTGGATTTTAGAGGCATGTGGCATGGGTCTAACACCTTATGGTTATTATCCTTGCGCGGTTGCTGGAGGTATAGATAGAATTTTTAATTTCGATATAGGCAGAAAAAAACTTCCATCACGCGACGATCTAATGATAAATCAGTTAAAGACTTTTTGTAGCCTGTGTGGTCATTTTAGATTTTCACTACCATCAAAACAATTGAAAATATCACCATCCTGGAAATTGGCATACCAGGCATATAACGATAAATTATCTAAGAGTAAAGATACAAATGAGGCTCCAAACCCTGGGTAG